In the genome of Myxococcus stipitatus, one region contains:
- a CDS encoding mannosyltransferase family protein, which translates to MSTEVLVSEETRPSTTWKSRLRALAAELSFPVGLFFFSRLALFLLARVSLRFDPRLHRAPFNQEGLAGLDAFCRWDCGWYAEIARQGYTRPEATNFFPFLPLTAKLLSQVTGVGIPVSLVLVANVGGLLSLIVLYRLFRTLEGEEVARVSLLLFTAYPFVYFQSAGYPESWMVFFTALAVSLSLRGHPWWAALALGLGGLARHLSLVAGLGLLFQQLRSRGGGLRAWFHRDLLALVLPVVMTSLYFAFLWRQFGDPQVWWKVRGSGWAGAWDGLWSWWKGKWGPEVSLYVVTSFIPGLGALLLARHRRWWTLAAFAIPLMLVLWSVGVVGLGRYSASVWPAFLPLGAWLSRHPALRGPVVLGMALFQGMLVFLFVHAYPIN; encoded by the coding sequence ATGTCCACCGAAGTCCTGGTCTCGGAAGAGACTCGGCCCTCCACCACCTGGAAGTCGCGCCTGCGGGCCCTCGCCGCGGAGCTCTCCTTTCCGGTGGGGCTCTTCTTCTTCAGCCGGCTGGCGCTGTTCCTGCTCGCGCGGGTCTCGCTGCGGTTCGACCCTCGGCTGCACCGCGCGCCGTTCAACCAGGAGGGGCTCGCGGGGCTGGATGCGTTCTGCCGGTGGGACTGCGGCTGGTACGCCGAGATTGCGCGGCAGGGCTACACGCGCCCCGAGGCCACCAACTTCTTTCCGTTCCTGCCGCTGACGGCGAAGCTCTTGAGCCAGGTCACGGGCGTGGGCATCCCGGTGTCCCTGGTGCTCGTGGCGAACGTGGGCGGGCTGCTGTCGCTCATCGTGCTGTATCGGCTGTTCCGGACACTGGAAGGGGAGGAGGTGGCGCGTGTCTCGCTCCTGCTCTTCACGGCCTATCCCTTCGTGTACTTCCAGTCGGCCGGCTACCCCGAGTCCTGGATGGTGTTCTTCACGGCGCTCGCCGTGTCCCTGAGTCTGAGAGGCCATCCCTGGTGGGCGGCGCTGGCCTTGGGATTGGGAGGGCTGGCACGCCACCTGTCACTGGTGGCGGGGCTGGGCCTGCTCTTCCAGCAGCTTCGCTCGCGCGGGGGCGGGCTGAGGGCGTGGTTCCATCGGGACCTGCTCGCGCTGGTGCTGCCCGTCGTGATGACCTCGCTCTACTTCGCCTTCCTGTGGCGGCAGTTCGGAGATCCGCAGGTCTGGTGGAAGGTGAGAGGGAGTGGCTGGGCGGGGGCCTGGGATGGACTGTGGAGCTGGTGGAAGGGCAAGTGGGGGCCGGAGGTGAGCCTCTACGTGGTGACGTCCTTCATCCCTGGCCTGGGCGCGCTGCTGCTGGCGAGGCATCGCCGCTGGTGGACGCTGGCGGCCTTCGCCATTCCGTTGATGCTCGTGTTGTGGAGCGTGGGCGTGGTGGGGCTCGGGCGCTACAGCGCGTCCGTCTGGCCGGCGTTCCTGCCCCTGGGCGCCTGGCTCAGCCGGCACCCCGCGTTGCGAGGCCCCGTGGTGCTGGGCATGGCGCTCTTCCAAGGCATGCTCGTCTTCCTCTTCGTCCACGCGTACCCCATCAACTAG